A portion of the Ralstonia nicotianae genome contains these proteins:
- a CDS encoding ShlB/FhaC/HecB family hemolysin secretion/activation protein, translating to MQYKKKSLPLALGAVGFLMSHLPADVFAQTPPTQSAATATANTEQEQRLRQQQQAREREQAVQAPAVRAQQAAPAEFPELPTETPCFRIDHFALEVPQDLPEAARIKGASSLPQDSFAFAQAWLNHYNGTCVGKQGVDVLTRGVSQAVLSRGYVTTRVLLPQQDLSTGTLRFVLVPGMIGQIRFAQADVRGTWKSAFPSRPGDLLNLRDLEQGLEQMKRVASQDVDMQLVPTDVPGVSDVVISVKRAKPWTVVAAVDNSGTRSTGKLQGNLSVSVDNPLGLNDLFNVGYSQDLDFSNKDHGTHGWNGFYSVPWGYWTATVSAYSSTYFQQIAGVNQTFVSSGNSQNFDVKLQRVIERSQNDVLGVQFRLSKRFGKNFVDDTEIPQQRRNNTVVETGLTDRHYFGAAQFDGSLMLRHGVGDLGAQDDTLADGGGPTWHYRMLVADANLSVPFKVGAQPLRYVTTFRGQFTNDHLYSIDAITIGSRYTVRGFDGEMSLLGDRGFYWRNELQAPIGNTGLSLYGGLDYGHVYGPSTVGLAGTQLAGAVIGLRGGWGTRAGSFSYDLFAGTPVYKPAAFQTARVTAGFQLIYQY from the coding sequence ATGCAATACAAGAAAAAATCACTGCCGCTCGCACTCGGTGCGGTCGGTTTTCTGATGTCACATCTTCCAGCCGACGTCTTCGCCCAAACACCCCCCACCCAGTCGGCAGCCACTGCAACCGCCAACACAGAACAGGAACAACGGCTGCGCCAACAGCAACAAGCCCGCGAACGCGAGCAAGCCGTGCAGGCCCCCGCAGTCCGCGCCCAGCAAGCCGCCCCGGCCGAGTTTCCCGAACTCCCCACCGAAACGCCATGCTTCCGCATTGACCACTTCGCGCTGGAGGTCCCGCAGGACTTGCCCGAGGCCGCCCGTATCAAGGGCGCCTCTTCGTTGCCGCAGGACTCCTTCGCCTTCGCCCAGGCATGGCTGAACCACTACAACGGCACCTGCGTCGGCAAGCAGGGCGTGGACGTGCTCACCAGGGGCGTATCGCAAGCCGTTCTGAGCCGAGGCTATGTGACCACGCGCGTGCTGCTGCCCCAGCAGGACCTGAGCACCGGCACGCTGCGCTTCGTCCTTGTGCCCGGCATGATCGGGCAGATCCGTTTCGCGCAGGCCGATGTGCGGGGTACCTGGAAGTCTGCGTTCCCTTCGCGCCCAGGTGATCTGCTGAACCTGCGCGATCTCGAACAAGGCCTGGAGCAAATGAAGCGCGTCGCCAGCCAGGACGTCGACATGCAGCTCGTGCCCACGGACGTGCCGGGCGTGAGCGATGTGGTGATCTCGGTCAAGCGCGCCAAGCCCTGGACGGTCGTGGCCGCGGTGGACAATTCGGGCACGCGCTCGACCGGCAAGCTGCAAGGCAACCTGAGCGTCAGCGTCGACAACCCGCTGGGCCTGAACGACCTGTTCAACGTGGGCTACAGCCAGGACCTGGATTTCAGCAACAAGGATCATGGCACGCACGGCTGGAACGGCTTCTACTCGGTGCCGTGGGGGTACTGGACGGCGACGGTGTCGGCGTATTCCAGCACCTACTTCCAGCAGATCGCGGGCGTCAACCAGACCTTCGTGTCGAGCGGCAATTCGCAGAACTTCGACGTCAAGCTGCAGCGCGTCATCGAGCGCTCGCAGAACGATGTGCTGGGTGTGCAGTTCCGCCTGTCCAAGCGGTTCGGCAAGAACTTCGTCGACGACACCGAGATTCCCCAGCAGCGGCGCAACAACACGGTGGTGGAAACCGGCCTGACGGATCGCCACTACTTCGGGGCCGCGCAGTTCGACGGCAGCCTGATGCTGCGCCACGGTGTGGGCGACCTGGGCGCGCAGGACGACACGCTGGCCGACGGCGGTGGCCCGACCTGGCACTATCGCATGCTGGTGGCGGATGCCAACCTGTCGGTGCCGTTCAAGGTGGGGGCGCAGCCGCTGCGGTATGTGACCACGTTCCGTGGACAGTTCACCAACGACCACCTGTATTCGATCGACGCGATCACCATCGGCAGCCGCTACACCGTGCGGGGCTTCGATGGCGAAATGTCGCTGCTGGGTGATCGCGGCTTCTATTGGCGCAATGAGCTGCAAGCGCCGATCGGCAACACCGGCCTGTCGCTCTATGGCGGTCTCGACTACGGCCATGTCTATGGCCCGTCAACGGTGGGCCTGGCCGGCACCCAACTGGCGGGCGCCGTGATCGGGCTGCGCGGTGGATGGGGGACGCGGGCCGGGTCGTTCTCTTACGATCTGTTCGCCGGTACGCCGGTCTATAAGCCTGCGGCGTTTCAAACTGCCCGGGTGACAGCGGGCTTTCAATTGATCTATCAATACTGA
- a CDS encoding amidohydrolase family protein — MAGAGAYYDAPEQARAEALFMREFGLMNQQHYLESPTGSAAERARYASLQRAGMVGPSLIFGHFIHTTPEILADAVRAGASMTWNPLSNGRLGSGTADVVRYREQGLRIGMGLDGEASADRADPFANMRAGLYQIRSMYRSAAVLSPYDVLRMHTVGSAEVLHLQDRIGSLAVGKYADFLLLDPSEFTPYKEPYAALVFAAGVEQIRAVYVGGQPATMPASRTDMLLPQARGRVAC, encoded by the coding sequence ATCGCCGGGGCGGGAGCCTACTACGATGCCCCGGAGCAGGCACGCGCGGAGGCGCTGTTCATGCGGGAATTCGGGCTGATGAACCAGCAGCATTACCTGGAGTCGCCCACCGGTTCGGCGGCGGAGCGTGCACGGTATGCGTCGTTGCAGCGGGCCGGCATGGTCGGGCCGAGCCTGATCTTCGGGCACTTCATCCACACCACGCCGGAGATCCTGGCCGATGCCGTTCGCGCCGGCGCGAGCATGACGTGGAACCCGCTGTCCAACGGCCGGCTCGGCTCCGGCACCGCGGACGTGGTCCGCTACCGCGAACAGGGGCTGCGCATCGGGATGGGGCTGGATGGCGAGGCCAGCGCCGACCGTGCCGATCCCTTCGCCAACATGCGGGCGGGCCTGTACCAGATTCGCTCGATGTACCGGTCAGCCGCCGTGCTGTCGCCCTATGACGTGCTGCGCATGCACACGGTCGGGAGTGCCGAGGTGCTGCATTTGCAGGATCGGATCGGCAGCCTGGCCGTCGGCAAGTACGCCGATTTCCTGCTGCTGGATCCGAGCGAGTTCACGCCATACAAGGAACCCTATGCGGCACTGGTGTTCGCGGCCGGCGTCGAGCAGATTCGCGCGGTGTATGTCGGCGGCCAGCCGGCCACGATGCCTGCGTCCCGGACCGATATGTTGCTGCCGCAGGCGCGGGGCCGCGTAGCGTGCTGA
- a CDS encoding nickel/cobalt efflux transporter, which produces MTEFSTLLQQGNAWLFIPSAILLGALHGLEPGHSKTMMAAFIVAIRGTLTQAVLLGLSATISHTAVVWAVAMAGLYFGRNWNAEATEPYFQVASAVLIIGVAAWMIWRTLRDQRMAHAHDHDHDHGHDEARDIDTGHGTVRLEVFEDGVPPRFRLYQDQARPHGHAWSASDVHVETERPDGTRQSFHFVQRDGFVESEQTIPEPHEFVARLSLGRDRHRHSYDVEFVEHGHDHPHHAIQDYDGLDLSAPGYQDAHELAHANDIRRRFANRHVTTGQIIVFGLTGGLIPCPASITVLLLCLQLKQITLGATLVLCFSIGLAMTMVASGALAALSVKHVSKRWSGFGDFARKAPYFSGALIVLVGLYVGWQGLRGLTSV; this is translated from the coding sequence ATGACTGAGTTCTCGACCCTTCTGCAGCAAGGCAACGCCTGGCTGTTCATTCCCAGCGCCATCCTGCTCGGCGCGCTGCACGGCCTGGAGCCGGGCCACTCGAAGACCATGATGGCGGCGTTCATTGTCGCCATTCGCGGCACGCTGACGCAGGCCGTCCTGCTCGGCCTGTCGGCCACGATCTCGCACACGGCGGTCGTTTGGGCCGTGGCGATGGCGGGCCTGTATTTCGGCCGGAACTGGAACGCGGAAGCGACGGAGCCCTATTTCCAGGTCGCGTCCGCGGTGCTGATCATCGGTGTGGCGGCGTGGATGATCTGGCGCACCCTGCGCGACCAGCGGATGGCCCACGCGCACGACCATGACCACGATCACGGACACGACGAAGCCAGGGACATCGACACCGGACATGGCACGGTCCGGCTCGAAGTGTTCGAGGATGGCGTGCCGCCGCGCTTTCGCCTCTACCAGGACCAGGCGCGCCCGCATGGCCACGCCTGGTCGGCGAGCGACGTGCACGTCGAGACGGAAAGGCCGGACGGGACCCGACAGTCATTCCACTTCGTGCAACGCGATGGCTTTGTCGAATCCGAGCAGACGATCCCCGAGCCCCATGAATTCGTCGCCCGCCTGAGCCTCGGGCGCGACCGCCATCGCCACAGCTACGACGTCGAGTTCGTCGAGCACGGCCACGACCACCCTCACCACGCCATCCAGGACTACGACGGACTGGACCTCTCCGCCCCGGGCTACCAGGATGCCCACGAACTGGCGCATGCCAACGACATCCGCCGCCGCTTCGCCAACCGGCACGTCACGACCGGCCAGATCATCGTTTTCGGCCTCACCGGCGGCCTGATCCCCTGCCCCGCCTCCATCACGGTGCTGTTGCTCTGCCTGCAGCTCAAGCAGATCACGCTGGGGGCAACGCTTGTGCTGTGCTTCAGCATCGGACTGGCCATGACGATGGTGGCGTCCGGCGCGCTGGCCGCACTGAGCGTGAAGCACGTATCCAAGCGCTGGAGCGGATTCGGCGACTTCGCGCGAAAGGCGCCGTACTTCTCCGGGGCGCTGATCGTGCTGGTGGGCCTGTATGTCGGCTGGCAGGGATTGCGGGGCCTGACTAGCGTGTGA
- a CDS encoding metal/formaldehyde-sensitive transcriptional repressor, which produces MPHTIRDKAKLLARVRRIQGQAAALEKQLNEEGDCTEVLQQIAAIRGAVNGLMAAVIEGHLTDHVVKEPTEAQRQQDLDAVLQVIKSYLK; this is translated from the coding sequence ATGCCACATACCATTCGCGATAAAGCCAAGCTGCTGGCGCGCGTGCGGCGCATTCAGGGCCAAGCGGCCGCGCTGGAAAAACAACTCAATGAAGAGGGGGATTGCACGGAAGTGCTGCAGCAGATTGCCGCGATCCGGGGCGCCGTCAACGGACTGATGGCGGCGGTCATCGAGGGCCACTTGACCGATCACGTCGTGAAGGAGCCGACCGAGGCGCAGCGTCAGCAGGACCTCGATGCCGTCCTGCAAGTGATCAAATCGTATTTGAAGTAA
- a CDS encoding chromate resistance protein ChrB domain-containing protein: protein MTAVPETWLLLIVSLPSAGATVRMRIWRAVKALGCAALRDGAYLLPAHAEQARHLRELADEATQEDGQAWLLQVQAHEPDESAAAAYRGLFDRTADYTDWLAELSAARRTLPGLAATELGRLYRRHARAYDAIRRVDFFPNEASIRAQAQWRDFAGAIEAIQSPGEPHAADGSIARRDPAQHQGRLWATRRHLWADRVASAWLIQRFVDPHARFLWLESTADCPADALGFDFDGAAFTHVADRVSFEVLLASFGLDGNPGLARIGAMVHALDVGGMAVPEAGGFEAILAGARKRLADDDALLREVGGVLDSLYAHFSGSRKPG from the coding sequence ATGACTGCCGTCCCCGAAACCTGGCTTCTGCTGATCGTCAGCCTGCCGTCCGCCGGTGCGACCGTGCGCATGCGCATTTGGCGTGCAGTCAAGGCGCTGGGCTGCGCTGCCTTGCGCGACGGCGCCTACCTGCTGCCCGCACACGCGGAACAGGCCCGCCATTTGCGCGAACTGGCCGACGAAGCCACGCAGGAGGATGGGCAAGCCTGGCTGCTGCAAGTCCAGGCGCACGAGCCCGACGAGTCGGCCGCGGCCGCGTATCGGGGCCTGTTTGACCGTACCGCTGACTACACCGACTGGCTCGCCGAATTGTCGGCGGCGCGCAGGACGCTTCCCGGCCTGGCCGCCACCGAACTCGGCCGCCTGTATCGACGCCACGCGCGGGCTTACGATGCCATCCGCAGGGTCGACTTCTTTCCCAACGAGGCGTCCATCCGCGCGCAGGCGCAGTGGCGTGACTTTGCCGGTGCCATTGAAGCCATCCAGTCGCCTGGCGAGCCTCATGCGGCCGACGGCAGCATCGCCCGGCGCGACCCGGCCCAGCACCAGGGCCGGCTGTGGGCGACCCGCCGCCACCTGTGGGCCGATCGTGTCGCCAGCGCCTGGCTGATCCAGCGTTTCGTCGATCCGCACGCACGCTTTCTGTGGCTGGAAAGCACCGCCGATTGCCCGGCCGACGCGCTGGGTTTCGACTTCGATGGTGCCGCCTTCACGCACGTCGCCGACCGGGTGTCCTTCGAGGTGCTGCTCGCGAGCTTTGGCCTGGACGGCAATCCTGGGCTGGCCCGGATCGGCGCGATGGTGCATGCGCTGGATGTGGGCGGCATGGCGGTGCCCGAAGCCGGCGGATTCGAGGCCATCCTGGCCGGCGCGCGCAAGCGGCTGGCCGACGACGATGCGCTGTTGCGGGAGGTCGGCGGCGTTCTCGATTCCCTCTACGCCCATTTCTCCGGCAGCCGCAAACCGGGCTGA
- a CDS encoding chromate transporter yields the protein MNSPQPADTTTSPPSRERPRYTLWQLVRYFARLGSLGFGGPVALAGYMRRDLVEVRQWISEADYKEGLALAQLAPGPLAAQLAIYLGYVHYRILGATLVGIAFVLPSFWMVVALGWAYVRFGGLTWMQSVFYGVGAAVIGIIAISAYKLTAKSVGKDKLLWLIYLVLATVTVVTESEVAWLFLAGGVLVWLWRAPPKWLRQGGLNAVAAAPIPAAGGILGTIDWPLLTQIGVFFAKAGAFVFGSGLAIVPFLYGGVVTEFHWLNDKQFVDAVAVAMITPGPVVITVGFIGYLVAGLPGACVAAVGTFLPCYLFTILPAPYFRKYGKLPAILAFVDGVTAAAVGAITGAVIVLARRSIVDVPSVLLALASVALLLRFKKLPEPVIVAGAALIGLAAYPLLHH from the coding sequence ATGAACTCGCCCCAGCCTGCCGATACCACGACATCCCCGCCTTCCCGCGAGCGTCCGCGCTACACGCTGTGGCAACTGGTGCGGTACTTCGCGCGCCTTGGCTCGCTCGGCTTCGGCGGGCCTGTTGCCCTGGCCGGCTACATGCGCCGCGACCTGGTGGAGGTCCGGCAGTGGATCAGCGAGGCCGATTACAAGGAAGGGCTGGCGCTGGCGCAACTCGCCCCCGGGCCGCTGGCGGCGCAACTGGCGATCTACCTGGGTTATGTCCACTACCGGATACTCGGCGCCACGCTGGTCGGCATCGCCTTCGTGCTGCCGTCATTCTGGATGGTGGTGGCGCTTGGCTGGGCCTACGTGCGATTCGGCGGCCTGACATGGATGCAGTCGGTGTTCTATGGCGTTGGCGCGGCCGTGATCGGCATCATCGCCATCAGCGCGTACAAGCTCACCGCCAAGAGTGTCGGCAAGGACAAGCTGCTGTGGCTCATCTACCTGGTGCTGGCGACGGTGACTGTCGTCACCGAGTCCGAGGTCGCGTGGCTGTTTCTGGCGGGCGGCGTTCTCGTCTGGCTGTGGCGCGCACCGCCCAAGTGGCTGCGCCAGGGCGGGCTGAACGCGGTGGCTGCCGCACCGATCCCCGCCGCCGGCGGGATCCTGGGCACGATCGACTGGCCGCTGCTGACGCAGATCGGCGTGTTTTTCGCCAAGGCCGGCGCTTTCGTGTTCGGCTCGGGGCTGGCCATCGTGCCGTTCCTTTATGGCGGCGTGGTCACCGAATTCCACTGGCTCAACGACAAGCAGTTCGTCGACGCGGTGGCCGTGGCCATGATCACGCCGGGGCCGGTGGTCATCACGGTGGGCTTCATCGGTTACCTGGTGGCGGGCTTGCCCGGTGCCTGCGTGGCAGCGGTCGGGACATTCCTGCCGTGCTACCTGTTCACCATCCTGCCGGCGCCGTACTTCAGGAAGTACGGCAAGCTGCCGGCCATCCTCGCGTTCGTCGACGGCGTGACGGCCGCGGCCGTGGGCGCCATCACCGGCGCGGTGATCGTGCTGGCCAGGCGCTCGATCGTCGATGTGCCGAGCGTGCTGCTGGCGCTGGCCAGCGTCGCGCTGCTGCTCAGGTTCAAGAAGCTGCCGGAACCCGTGATCGTGGCCGGGGCCGCCCTGATCGGCCTGGCCGCCTATCCGCTGCTGCATCACTGA
- a CDS encoding chromate resistance protein ChrB domain-containing protein, with product MQWITRERPKIDRIACPWLITRFIDAAPAFLYVPPGDVLRIARETGAIPYDIPGVELTHVGELCSFDAFLGKYHLDGDPALQQLASIVRGADTSRLDLTPQSGGLYAISLGLSHLFADDHEMLRHGLVMYDALFAWCRFCQGETHEWPPRMDVGGIPLSPATGQPGAH from the coding sequence ATGCAATGGATCACGCGTGAACGCCCCAAGATCGACCGGATCGCTTGTCCCTGGCTCATCACCCGGTTCATCGATGCGGCGCCGGCATTCCTCTACGTGCCGCCCGGCGACGTCCTGCGCATCGCCCGCGAGACCGGTGCGATTCCGTATGACATCCCCGGCGTGGAGCTCACGCACGTCGGCGAACTGTGCAGCTTCGATGCCTTTCTGGGCAAATACCATCTGGACGGCGATCCGGCCCTGCAGCAACTGGCGAGCATCGTGCGCGGCGCCGATACGTCGCGGCTGGATCTGACGCCGCAGTCCGGTGGGCTGTATGCGATCTCTCTCGGGCTATCGCATCTTTTTGCCGACGATCACGAGATGCTCAGGCACGGCCTGGTGATGTATGACGCGCTCTTCGCGTGGTGCCGGTTCTGTCAAGGCGAGACGCACGAATGGCCGCCAAGGATGGACGTCGGGGGCATCCCGCTATCACCCGCGACGGGCCAGCCGGGAGCGCATTGA
- a CDS encoding winged helix-turn-helix transcriptional regulator: MGGKWTILAISVLAEQPRRVNELKRLIGGISQQMLTRTLKALEHDGMVTWTVPPTTVPPQVEYALTELGTSPSGPLLQLAHWVLDHLGEIEAHQALHDEKTRQLRA, from the coding sequence ATGGGCGGCAAGTGGACCATCCTCGCCATCTCGGTGCTCGCGGAGCAACCCAGACGCGTCAACGAGCTGAAGCGCCTCATCGGCGGTATCTCGCAGCAAATGCTCACGCGCACACTCAAGGCGCTGGAGCACGACGGGATGGTGACGTGGACCGTCCCCCCCACCACCGTGCCGCCACAGGTGGAATACGCCTTAACAGAATTGGGAACATCTCCTTCAGGGCCGCTGCTGCAGCTCGCCCACTGGGTTCTCGATCATTTAGGCGAAATCGAAGCCCACCAGGCGTTACACGACGAAAAGACAAGGCAGTTGCGAGCTTAG
- a CDS encoding IS3 family transposase (programmed frameshift) gives MEVLTEPERRRRRTAQEKIAIVQETLAPGASVSAVARRHGVNPNQVFGWRKQYQEGSLAAVQAGETVVPASELAAAIKEIKELQRLLGKKTMEVEILKEAVEWGRFKKPDCALALVAGGRPLKTVCEVLGVARSGVAVKQVRSSGWQDGRRAKLTDDTELVEEILAHVAHLPTYGYRRIWALLRRSREIVGAPCINHKRVYRVMREHQLLLSRPGVRRDKRRHDGRVAVDRSNARWCSDGFEFRCDDGTPLRVTFALDCCDREAISWAATTGGHSGDVVRDVMLAAVEQRFGTTQATQPIEWLTDNGSAYIDHRTRRFARELGLEPLTTPVRSPQSNGMAESFVKTMKHNYVAYMDKPDAPTALSRLAVAFEHYNERHPHKALKYRSPREFRRAAASST, from the exons ATCGAAGTTCTGACCGAGCCGGAGCGCCGTCGTCGGCGCACGGCACAGGAAAAAATCGCCATCGTGCAGGAAACGCTGGCACCGGGCGCATCGGTGTCTGCCGTTGCGCGGCGGCACGGCGTGAACCCGAACCAGGTGTTCGGCTGGCGCAAGCAATACCAGGAAGGCAGCCTGGCGGCAGTGCAAGCGGGCGAAACCGTTGTGCCTGCATCGGAGCTGGCCGCAGCCATCAAGGAAATCAAGGAACTGCAGCGGCTACTCGGAAAGAAAACGATGGAAGTCGAAATCCTGAAAGAAGCCGTCGAGTGGGGTCGGT TCAAAAAACCTGATTGCGCGCTCGCCCTTGTTGCCGGGGGACGACCATTGAAAACGGTCTGCGAAGTTCTCGGCGTGGCGCGCTCTGGCGTGGCGGTGAAGCAGGTTCGCTCGTCCGGTTGGCAAGATGGTCGCCGTGCCAAGCTGACCGACGACACGGAACTGGTCGAGGAAATCCTGGCCCATGTGGCGCACTTGCCGACCTACGGCTACCGGCGCATCTGGGCGCTGCTGCGACGCAGTCGTGAGATAGTCGGCGCGCCGTGCATCAACCACAAGCGCGTCTATCGGGTCATGCGCGAGCATCAGTTGCTGCTGAGCCGTCCTGGCGTGCGTCGAGACAAGCGGCGACACGACGGTCGGGTAGCCGTGGACCGGAGCAATGCTCGTTGGTGCTCGGATGGCTTCGAATTCCGTTGCGACGATGGCACGCCGCTGCGCGTAACGTTCGCGTTGGACTGCTGCGACCGAGAAGCGATTAGCTGGGCGGCAACCACAGGCGGACATAGCGGTGACGTAGTGCGTGACGTGATGCTGGCTGCGGTGGAACAGCGTTTCGGCACCACGCAGGCTACTCAGCCCATCGAATGGCTGACGGACAATGGCTCGGCCTACATCGACCACCGCACGCGCCGCTTTGCGCGCGAGCTGGGCCTGGAGCCACTGACCACGCCCGTGCGTTCGCCGCAGAGCAATGGCATGGCCGAATCATTCGTGAAGACCATGAAGCACAATTACGTCGCCTATATGGACAAGCCCGATGCGCCAACGGCGCTCTCGCGTCTGGCTGTTGCGTTTGAGCATTACAACGAGCGTCACCCGCACAAAGCCCTGAAATACCGCTCGCCTCGCGAGTTCAGGCGTGCTGCCGCGTCATCAACCTAA
- a CDS encoding SDR family NAD(P)-dependent oxidoreductase, with the protein MGPLQSSKHTTPNGVRNEYQEDHRSGLGASLAARFGAEGYRVALVARRAAPLDERVAELAGAGIEAAAFAADLTNLDGIPEVVRSIEAQFGAIDVAVYAPVGVTAMPLLTQQRRDDPFQSLCGPGGFARVPAVVDQQALAVDREVHW; encoded by the coding sequence GTGGGGCCGCTCCAGTCATCAAAACATACCACCCCTAACGGAGTACGCAATGAATACCAAGAAGACCATCGTAGTGGCCTGGGCGCCTCCCTCGCAGCACGATTCGGCGCGGAGGGCTATCGCGTTGCACTTGTCGCACGGCGTGCAGCGCCGCTTGACGAGCGGGTTGCCGAACTTGCCGGTGCAGGCATTGAGGCTGCCGCGTTTGCGGCGGACCTTACAAACCTTGATGGCATCCCTGAGGTGGTTCGCTCGATTGAGGCGCAGTTCGGCGCCATCGACGTGGCGGTTTATGCGCCAGTCGGCGTAACCGCGATGCCGCTCTTAACGCAACAAAGGCGTGACGACCCGTTCCAGTCGCTCTGTGGTCCAGGCGGGTTCGCGCGAGTCCCAGCCGTTGTCGACCAGCAGGCCTTGGCGGTCGATCGTGAAGTTCACTGGTAG
- a CDS encoding TlpA disulfide reductase family protein, with translation MRSDRDMPSAQARSRRRWLQAAGALTLGAGLVSRLPAAHAASLEVGRPAPPLVLHTLDGRRISTEDLRGQVVVLTFWATWCEPCRTELPLLSAYAARHADLGLRVLGFSLDEPDELPAVREVGAKLSFPVGLLGSPYAGGYGRIWRLPVNFTIDRQGLLVDNGWDSREPAWTTERLERVVTPLLR, from the coding sequence ATGCGTTCTGATAGGGACATGCCTTCGGCGCAAGCCCGGTCGCGGCGCAGGTGGCTGCAAGCGGCCGGGGCGTTGACCCTGGGCGCCGGGCTGGTCAGCCGGTTGCCGGCCGCACATGCGGCTAGCCTGGAGGTGGGTCGCCCGGCACCGCCTCTGGTCCTGCATACGCTGGACGGCCGCCGCATCTCGACCGAAGACTTACGCGGCCAGGTGGTGGTGCTGACGTTCTGGGCAACGTGGTGCGAGCCTTGCCGAACGGAGCTGCCGCTGCTGTCGGCCTATGCCGCGCGCCATGCCGACCTCGGCCTGCGCGTACTCGGCTTCAGCCTGGACGAGCCGGACGAGCTACCAGCGGTGCGCGAGGTGGGCGCCAAGCTGAGTTTTCCAGTGGGCCTACTCGGCAGCCCTTACGCGGGCGGTTACGGCCGCATCTGGCGCCTACCAGTGAACTTCACGATCGACCGCCAAGGCCTGCTGGTCGACAACGGCTGGGACTCGCGCGAACCCGCCTGGACCACAGAGCGACTGGAACGGGTCGTCACGCCTTTGTTGCGTTAA
- a CDS encoding transporter family protein — translation MNPILHAGATGVALLLPTFAFACATCGCSLSTDAAMGYSAIPGWRISLDYTYLPQNQLRHGTGSITPAEVASINAAGGNQEVERQTINRYINLGIHYSPNSSWNFSAIVPYIDRSHTTYGAATPDQLTPDNVSGATASGLGDIKLIASYQGFLPTHNLGVQLGVKLPTGRYGGQNVNTGATVGRNPVFFNSGPNAAGGQALDTSLQPGTGSTDLILGAYYYQPVSQDFDAFVNGQFQAAVMRRLRDEGADFRPGNLTTVSFGLRYEANPHVVPQLQFNVTHKNTDQGALADTVSTAGTVVYLSPGVTVSVLPNMQVYAFLQKALYSNLVGYQLFPRWSGTVGVSYAF, via the coding sequence ATGAACCCGATTCTTCACGCCGGTGCCACCGGCGTCGCTTTGCTGCTTCCTACCTTTGCTTTCGCGTGCGCCACCTGCGGCTGCTCGCTCAGCACCGATGCCGCGATGGGCTATTCGGCGATCCCGGGCTGGCGCATCAGCCTCGATTACACATACCTTCCGCAAAACCAGCTGCGCCACGGCACGGGGTCGATTACGCCAGCGGAGGTCGCGAGCATCAATGCGGCCGGCGGCAACCAGGAGGTCGAGCGCCAGACCATCAACCGCTACATCAACCTCGGCATCCACTACAGTCCGAACAGCAGCTGGAACTTCAGCGCGATCGTGCCGTACATCGACCGCAGTCATACGACCTACGGCGCGGCCACGCCCGATCAGCTCACCCCGGACAACGTGAGCGGCGCTACGGCGAGTGGCCTGGGCGACATCAAGCTGATCGCCAGCTACCAGGGCTTCCTGCCGACGCACAACCTGGGCGTGCAACTCGGCGTGAAGCTGCCAACCGGGCGCTACGGCGGCCAGAACGTGAACACCGGCGCCACGGTCGGGCGCAATCCGGTGTTCTTCAACAGTGGCCCGAACGCGGCGGGAGGGCAGGCTCTGGATACCAGCCTGCAGCCCGGCACCGGCAGCACCGACCTGATCCTGGGCGCCTATTACTACCAGCCCGTCAGCCAGGATTTCGATGCCTTCGTCAACGGCCAATTCCAGGCGGCCGTGATGCGCAGGCTGCGTGATGAAGGCGCCGACTTCCGGCCCGGCAATCTCACCACCGTGAGCTTCGGCCTGCGCTATGAAGCCAATCCGCACGTCGTGCCGCAACTGCAGTTCAACGTCACGCACAAGAACACCGACCAGGGGGCGCTGGCCGACACCGTCAGTACGGCCGGCACCGTGGTCTACCTGTCGCCGGGCGTGACAGTGAGCGTGCTGCCCAACATGCAGGTCTATGCGTTCCTGCAGAAGGCGCTGTACAGCAACCTGGTGGGCTACCAGCTCTTCCCGCGCTGGTCTGGCACAGTCGGAGTGAGCTATGCGTTCTGA